The Lutibacter profundi genome includes a region encoding these proteins:
- a CDS encoding PspC family transcriptional regulator, whose protein sequence is MKWIDSLRHYFEKHGFAVSSRFADKLGISVSNVRLFFIYISFVTLGFSFGIYLTLAFLLRLKDMIYTKRNSVFDL, encoded by the coding sequence ATGAAATGGATAGATTCTTTACGACATTATTTTGAGAAACACGGTTTTGCGGTGTCTTCTAGATTTGCAGATAAGTTGGGGATAAGTGTTTCAAATGTCCGCTTATTTTTTATTTATATTTCGTTTGTTACTTTAGGGTTTTCCTTCGGAATTTACTTAACATTGGCTTTTTTATTGCGTTTGAAAGATATGATTTACACCAAGAGGAATTCTGTTTTTGATTTATAA
- a CDS encoding potassium channel family protein: protein MVVKTKLYISILLLITVLAIGIIGFVIISNETLVDSIYMTIITMSTVGFGTLHELNQNEKIFTIILIILSIAVYGYSVTALTEYLAKDNFFQLLKYKKMQQKIQKLKNHTVVCGYGRNGRQAVVKLKKFNMPYVVIEKDKELLEELDRNNILYIEGDATGDEALEKAALENAKSLITALPSDADNLFVVLSARQINKDFTIISRASNESSCSKLMIAGATNIIMPDKIGGEHMASLVVTPDLVEFVEKLTITDECSTNLEEISINDLPSEFLDKTILDLDVRRKSGCTVIGFKTPQNEYIINPEATTKLKANSNLIVLGRPNQIEKLRQVL, encoded by the coding sequence ATGGTTGTAAAAACAAAATTATATATTTCAATATTATTGTTAATCACCGTATTAGCTATAGGTATCATAGGTTTTGTAATTATTTCAAATGAGACACTTGTAGATTCAATTTATATGACAATAATTACAATGTCAACCGTTGGGTTTGGTACACTTCACGAATTAAACCAAAATGAAAAAATATTTACAATTATATTGATTATTTTAAGTATTGCTGTTTATGGATATTCAGTAACAGCTTTAACAGAATATTTAGCAAAAGATAATTTTTTCCAACTTTTAAAATATAAAAAAATGCAACAAAAAATTCAAAAATTAAAGAATCATACTGTTGTGTGCGGCTATGGGCGTAATGGTAGGCAGGCGGTTGTAAAACTCAAAAAATTTAATATGCCTTACGTTGTAATTGAAAAAGACAAGGAATTGTTGGAGGAGTTAGACCGCAATAATATACTTTATATAGAAGGAGATGCTACAGGAGATGAAGCACTTGAAAAAGCAGCACTCGAAAATGCTAAAAGTTTAATTACAGCGTTACCGTCTGATGCTGATAATTTGTTTGTTGTACTCTCGGCGAGACAAATAAATAAAGATTTTACAATAATTAGTAGAGCTTCAAATGAATCTTCGTGTAGTAAATTAATGATTGCAGGAGCCACAAACATTATTATGCCCGATAAAATAGGTGGAGAACATATGGCATCTTTGGTTGTAACACCAGATTTGGTTGAATTTGTTGAAAAATTAACAATAACTGACGAGTGTTCAACTAATTTAGAAGAAATTTCTATTAACGATTTACCTTCTGAATTTTTAGATAAAACTATTTTAGATTTAGATGTGAGGCGAAAATCGGGCTGTACGGTAATAGGATTTAAAACTCCTCAAAATGAATACATTATAAACCCTGAAGCAACAACAAAATTAAAAGCAAACTCAAATTTAATTGTGCTTGGTAGACCAAATCAAATTGAAAAATTACGTCAAGTTTTATAA
- the tuf gene encoding elongation factor Tu: MAKEHFDRSKPHLNIGTIGHVDHGKTTLTAAITVVLAEKGLSEVKDFDQIDNAPEEKERGITINTAHVEYQTANRHYAHVDCPGHADYVKNMVTGAAQMDGAIIVVAATDGPMPQTREHILLGRQVGIPRLVVFMNKVDMVDDEELLELVEMEIRDLLSFYDYDGDNTPVIQGSALGGLNKEPKWMDKIMELMDAVDTWIELPKRDVEKDFLMPIEDVFSITGRGTVATGRIETGVANTGDPVDIIGMGAEKLTSTITGVEMFRKILDRGEAGDNVGILLRGIAKEDIKRGMVICKPGSVTPHAKFKAEVYVLKKEEGGRHTPFHNNYRPQFYVRTTDVTGTIQLPDGVEMVMPGDNLTITVELHQPIALNVGLRFAIREGGRTVGAGQVTEMLD, encoded by the coding sequence ATGGCAAAAGAACATTTTGATCGCTCCAAACCACATTTAAATATTGGTACTATTGGACACGTTGACCACGGTAAAACAACTTTAACTGCTGCAATTACTGTAGTATTAGCAGAAAAAGGTCTTTCTGAAGTAAAAGACTTTGACCAAATTGATAATGCTCCTGAAGAAAAAGAAAGAGGTATTACAATTAATACAGCTCACGTAGAATATCAAACCGCTAATCGTCACTATGCGCATGTTGATTGTCCAGGTCACGCGGATTACGTAAAAAACATGGTAACAGGTGCCGCTCAAATGGATGGTGCTATTATTGTTGTTGCAGCTACTGATGGGCCTATGCCTCAAACAAGAGAGCATATCTTATTGGGTCGTCAAGTTGGTATTCCAAGATTGGTTGTATTCATGAATAAAGTGGATATGGTTGATGATGAGGAACTTTTAGAACTTGTTGAAATGGAAATTAGAGATTTATTATCATTCTATGATTATGATGGAGATAATACACCTGTAATTCAAGGTTCAGCTTTGGGAGGATTGAATAAAGAGCCAAAGTGGATGGATAAAATAATGGAGTTGATGGATGCAGTTGATACTTGGATTGAGTTACCAAAGCGTGATGTTGAGAAAGATTTCTTAATGCCAATTGAAGATGTTTTTTCAATTACTGGTCGTGGAACTGTTGCAACTGGTCGTATTGAAACAGGTGTTGCTAATACAGGTGATCCAGTTGATATTATTGGTATGGGTGCTGAAAAATTAACTTCTACAATTACAGGAGTTGAGATGTTCCGTAAAATATTAGATAGAGGTGAAGCAGGAGATAATGTAGGTATTTTGTTAAGAGGTATCGCAAAAGAAGATATTAAAAGAGGTATGGTAATCTGTAAACCAGGTTCTGTAACTCCACATGCTAAGTTTAAAGCTGAGGTGTATGTTCTTAAGAAAGAAGAAGGTGGTCGTCATACGCCATTCCATAATAACTATCGTCCACAGTTTTATGTGCGTACAACAGATGTAACAGGTACTATTCAATTACCTGATGGAGTTGAAATGGTAATGCCAGGTGATAACTTGACAATTACTGTAGAATTACACCAACCAATTGCATTAAACGTTGGTTTGCGTTTTGCAATTCGTGAAGGAGGTAGAACAGTAGGTGCAGGTCAGGTAACAGAAATGTTAGATTAA
- the hpf gene encoding ribosome hibernation-promoting factor, HPF/YfiA family, protein MKVRVQSVNFNADVNLIEFVEKKLNSLEKYYDRIVDAEVFLKVQQTSDKKNKLVDIKLGIPGNDLVVKKQSKTFEEGVMLATDSLKRQLTKKKEKVRAK, encoded by the coding sequence ATGAAAGTACGTGTACAGTCTGTTAATTTCAATGCTGATGTAAATCTTATTGAATTTGTTGAAAAAAAATTAAATAGTTTAGAAAAATATTATGATAGAATTGTTGATGCAGAGGTATTTTTAAAAGTTCAGCAAACAAGTGATAAAAAAAATAAATTAGTAGATATTAAATTGGGTATTCCAGGAAATGATTTGGTAGTTAAAAAGCAAAGTAAAACATTTGAAGAAGGGGTGATGTTAGCTACTGATTCACTGAAGAGACAGCTAACAAAAAAGAAGGAAAAAGTTAGGGCTAAATAA
- a CDS encoding alanine/glycine:cation symporter family protein, with the protein MNKKLLSLLVLVLPFATFAQEVVKKGLDEKIDQAFGNATGWFVDFIFYQIPFSENIKIYWVLFPLILGATYFTFYFNFINFKGFFTSIKIVSGKYDDLEGRKDHNVEVAGAVFTDDGDNPDTIRVEGHTGEVSHFQALTAALSATVGLGNIAGVAIAVSIGGAGATFWMIVAGFLGMASKFVECTLGVKYRDIESDGTVFGGPMYYLTKGLKAKGLGKLGKVLAGVFAVFVIGGSFGGGNMFQVNQAFQLVEHITGGESSILYGKGWLFGIIMAVLVGIVIIGGIKKIAKVTDKIVPFMVVIYVAAALFVLISKYDMIGDAFLQIFYGAFSPEGVVGGAVGVLVQGFRRAAFSNEAGVGSASIAHSAVKTKYPASEGMVALLEPFIDTVVVCTMTALVLVITGNVAAENASLNDAQAILLTSGAFASVISWFPYVLTIAVVLFAFSTMISWSYYGFQGWAYLFGRTKKMEYAYKILFLVFVVIGSAASLGSVIGFSDAMIFAMMVPNMIGLVLLAPKVKEELNKYMAAIKSRNTQG; encoded by the coding sequence ATGAATAAAAAGCTTCTATCACTATTAGTATTAGTATTACCATTCGCAACATTTGCTCAAGAAGTAGTTAAAAAAGGATTAGATGAAAAAATAGACCAAGCATTTGGTAATGCAACAGGTTGGTTTGTAGATTTCATCTTTTATCAAATTCCTTTTTCAGAAAATATTAAAATATATTGGGTGCTGTTCCCTTTGATTTTAGGAGCTACATATTTTACCTTTTATTTTAATTTTATAAATTTTAAAGGTTTTTTTACTTCAATAAAAATTGTAAGTGGTAAATATGATGATTTAGAAGGGAGAAAAGATCACAATGTAGAAGTTGCAGGAGCAGTGTTTACAGATGATGGTGATAACCCAGATACAATAAGAGTAGAAGGGCATACAGGTGAAGTTTCACACTTTCAAGCGTTAACAGCGGCCTTGTCGGCTACGGTTGGCTTAGGAAACATAGCAGGGGTTGCTATTGCAGTTTCTATTGGTGGAGCAGGTGCTACTTTTTGGATGATAGTAGCAGGATTTTTAGGTATGGCATCTAAATTTGTAGAATGTACCCTAGGTGTAAAATACAGAGATATAGAATCTGATGGTACCGTTTTTGGAGGGCCAATGTATTATTTAACAAAAGGTTTAAAAGCAAAAGGTTTAGGTAAATTAGGAAAAGTTTTAGCTGGAGTTTTTGCGGTATTTGTAATTGGAGGTTCTTTTGGAGGGGGAAACATGTTCCAAGTAAACCAAGCTTTTCAATTGGTTGAACATATAACAGGTGGAGAAAGCTCAATTTTATATGGGAAAGGATGGTTGTTTGGAATTATAATGGCTGTGCTAGTTGGTATCGTAATTATTGGAGGAATTAAAAAAATTGCCAAAGTAACAGATAAAATAGTTCCTTTTATGGTTGTAATTTACGTAGCAGCAGCACTTTTTGTTTTAATTTCAAAATATGATATGATTGGTGATGCCTTCTTGCAAATATTTTATGGAGCATTTAGCCCAGAAGGTGTAGTAGGAGGTGCCGTTGGTGTATTAGTTCAAGGATTTAGACGTGCGGCATTTTCAAATGAAGCAGGTGTAGGGTCAGCTTCTATCGCTCACTCAGCAGTAAAAACAAAATATCCAGCATCAGAAGGTATGGTAGCATTGTTAGAACCTTTTATTGATACCGTTGTTGTTTGTACTATGACTGCCTTGGTTTTGGTAATTACAGGAAATGTAGCTGCTGAAAACGCAAGTTTAAATGATGCTCAAGCAATTTTACTAACATCAGGAGCTTTTGCTTCGGTAATTTCTTGGTTTCCTTATGTTTTAACAATTGCCGTTGTATTATTTGCATTTTCAACAATGATTTCTTGGTCTTATTATGGTTTTCAGGGATGGGCTTATTTATTTGGAAGAACAAAAAAAATGGAATATGCTTATAAAATATTATTTCTTGTTTTTGTTGTAATTGGTTCAGCAGCAAGTTTAGGTTCGGTTATTGGTTTTTCTGATGCAATGATTTTTGCAATGATGGTGCCAAATATGATAGGTTTAGTATTGTTAGCACCAAAAGTGAAAGAAGAATTGAATAAATATATGGCGGCAATAAAATCTAGGAATACACAAGGATAA
- the rpsU gene encoding 30S ribosomal protein S21 — protein MLIIPVKDGENIDRALKRYKRKFDRTKTMKNLRNRKQFNKPSVVKRARNIKAQYVQKLRTAEEQS, from the coding sequence ATGTTAATTATACCTGTAAAGGACGGAGAAAATATAGATAGAGCGTTAAAACGTTACAAAAGGAAGTTTGATCGTACAAAAACAATGAAAAATTTACGTAACCGTAAACAATTCAATAAGCCTTCAGTAGTAAAGCGTGCTCGAAACATAAAAGCTCAATACGTTCAGAAATTGAGAACTGCTGAAGAGCAGAGTTAA
- a CDS encoding alpha-amylase — translation MMKPLKIYFQLILLSTLFLVACSKENIEELPRLEGKIKSITHETSARTGLKPIGLGVMMQAFYWDVPSGGTWWNTVKGKVQSWSDVGIDAIWLPPASKAQNGAFSMGYDPFDYYDLGEYNQMGSVETRFGSKTELIDLINASHSAQLSVIADIVINHNSGGASEANPITGTNTWTSFTPLSGKFNRTYDDFHPNSNHSSDSGYFGGFPDLCHHQINVQNWLWKDTESVAKYYKDVIGFDGWRFDYVKGFEPWVVKDWITEVGGFSVGEYWDSNVNTLDWWTTQSQASAFDFACYYKMNEAFDGNNLNKLNDDMLWKRNASKAVTFVTNHDTDEIFSGKMLAYAYILTHEGYPTIFYRDYEEWLDKERLNNLIWIHNNLAGGTTNILYTDTDEYIAKRNGYNNAGLVVYINNSNYWQERWIETNWSNTTIKDYTGFSNWEPTTQSGNWVKIQAPPKSYSVWAPK, via the coding sequence ATGATGAAACCCCTTAAAATTTATTTTCAATTAATACTATTAAGTACTCTTTTTTTAGTTGCATGCTCTAAGGAAAATATAGAAGAATTACCTCGGTTAGAAGGTAAAATTAAATCAATTACACATGAAACTTCTGCTAGAACAGGTTTAAAACCTATAGGTTTAGGAGTTATGATGCAAGCTTTTTATTGGGATGTACCATCTGGAGGAACTTGGTGGAATACAGTAAAAGGTAAAGTTCAAAGTTGGAGCGACGTAGGAATAGATGCTATATGGCTTCCGCCAGCTTCAAAAGCCCAAAATGGCGCTTTTTCAATGGGGTATGATCCTTTTGATTATTACGATTTAGGTGAGTATAACCAAATGGGTAGTGTAGAAACGCGTTTTGGTTCAAAAACTGAATTAATAGACTTGATTAATGCTTCTCACTCAGCTCAATTAAGTGTAATAGCTGATATTGTTATCAATCATAACAGTGGAGGGGCAAGTGAAGCCAATCCTATTACTGGTACAAATACATGGACTAGTTTTACGCCATTATCAGGAAAGTTTAATAGAACATATGATGATTTTCATCCAAATAGTAATCACAGTTCCGATTCTGGTTACTTTGGAGGTTTTCCTGATTTATGTCATCATCAAATAAATGTACAAAATTGGTTATGGAAAGATACAGAATCTGTAGCTAAATATTATAAAGATGTTATAGGTTTTGATGGTTGGCGTTTTGATTATGTGAAAGGGTTTGAACCCTGGGTAGTTAAAGATTGGATTACAGAAGTTGGAGGGTTTAGTGTTGGTGAATACTGGGATTCAAATGTAAATACTTTAGATTGGTGGACAACTCAGTCACAAGCAAGTGCTTTTGATTTTGCTTGTTATTATAAAATGAATGAAGCATTTGATGGAAATAATTTAAATAAATTGAATGATGATATGTTGTGGAAACGGAATGCAAGTAAAGCAGTGACCTTTGTAACAAATCATGATACCGATGAAATTTTTTCAGGAAAAATGTTAGCATACGCTTATATTTTGACTCATGAAGGGTATCCTACTATCTTTTATAGAGATTATGAGGAATGGTTAGATAAAGAAAGATTAAATAATTTAATTTGGATTCATAATAATTTGGCTGGCGGTACTACAAATATTTTATATACAGATACAGATGAGTATATTGCAAAAAGAAATGGTTACAATAACGCGGGATTAGTTGTTTATATAAATAATTCAAATTATTGGCAAGAACGTTGGATTGAAACCAATTGGTCAAACACAACAATAAAAGACTATACAGGTTTCTCAAATTGGGAACCAACTACTCAATCTGGTAACTGGGTAAAAATACAAGCACCACCTAAAAGTTATTCTGTTTGGGCTCCAAAATAA
- a CDS encoding acyl-CoA dehydrogenase family protein, with product MNSMYFTEEHEAFRKSFRDFLKKEVIPYIDKWEKTGTIDRFIWKKFGEMGYFGLNSPEEYGGLNLDIFYTIIFLEELQKVNSGGFAAAMWAHVYLAMTHVNKEGDDTIKKDYLTPSINGEKIGCLCITEPFGGSDVAGMRTTAIKEGDNYIINGSKTFITNGVYSDYLIVAAKTDTTSRNKGISIFIIDRETKGVSATKLDKLGWRASDTGEIAFDNVVIPVRNLMGEEGKGFSYIMSHFSLERLVMGVNAHARAEFALEYAIQYMSERQAFGKTLDKFQVLRHKVADMASEVEMCKEFNYSIAKRLNEGQYIVKEASMSKLLSTKMADTVINECLQLLGGYGYMEAYPMARLLRDSRLGQIGGGTSEILREIIAKIVIDKKEYKPAT from the coding sequence ATGAATAGTATGTATTTTACCGAAGAACATGAAGCTTTTAGAAAAAGCTTTAGAGATTTTTTAAAAAAAGAAGTAATTCCCTACATTGATAAATGGGAAAAAACAGGCACTATTGATCGTTTTATTTGGAAAAAGTTTGGTGAAATGGGGTATTTTGGCTTGAATTCTCCAGAGGAATATGGTGGATTAAATTTAGATATTTTTTATACAATTATATTTTTAGAAGAGTTACAGAAGGTAAATTCAGGCGGATTTGCAGCAGCTATGTGGGCACATGTTTACCTTGCAATGACACATGTGAATAAGGAAGGTGATGATACTATAAAAAAAGACTATTTAACACCAAGTATTAATGGTGAAAAAATAGGATGTCTCTGTATTACAGAACCATTTGGAGGCTCTGATGTTGCAGGCATGAGAACAACAGCAATAAAAGAAGGCGATAATTATATCATTAATGGCTCAAAAACATTTATTACCAATGGTGTTTATTCAGATTATTTAATAGTAGCAGCAAAAACAGATACAACATCAAGAAATAAAGGAATTAGTATTTTTATCATAGATAGAGAAACTAAAGGAGTATCAGCTACGAAACTTGATAAATTAGGTTGGAGAGCATCTGATACGGGTGAAATAGCTTTTGATAATGTTGTAATTCCTGTGCGAAATTTAATGGGCGAAGAGGGTAAAGGCTTCTCATATATTATGAGTCATTTTTCTTTGGAAAGGTTAGTTATGGGAGTTAATGCGCATGCTAGAGCTGAGTTTGCTTTAGAATATGCTATACAGTATATGTCTGAAAGACAAGCTTTTGGTAAAACGCTTGATAAATTCCAAGTATTAAGGCATAAAGTTGCTGATATGGCAAGTGAAGTTGAAATGTGTAAAGAGTTTAATTATTCTATAGCAAAAAGATTAAATGAAGGTCAGTATATTGTTAAAGAAGCGAGTATGTCTAAATTGCTATCAACAAAAATGGCAGATACTGTTATAAATGAATGTTTGCAATTGTTGGGAGGCTATGGATATATGGAAGCGTACCCAATGGCAAGATTATTAAGAGATAGTAGGCTGGGGCAAATTGGAGGAGGAACCTCTGAAATATTAAGAGAAATTATTGCAAAAATAGTTATTGATAAAAAAGAATATAAGCCAGCTACATAA
- a CDS encoding tyrosine-type recombinase/integrase → MPINAFINYLALEKKFSKHTTTAYSNDLNSFQVFCNEVYNEQSIVVVNYTQIRSWIVSLVESNLSNRSINRKVSSLKSFYKFLQKTKEIEVNPLAKHKALKTPKQVQIPFSEKEITNALNLMDENYDFESLRNKLIIELFYSTGIRRSELINIKITDIDFVNETVKVLGKRNKERFIPLLKSVQKSLIKYLEIRNKNETNSSYLFITKKGKIIYDTLVYRVINNYFSSVSSKVKKSPHILRHSFATHLLNEGADLNSVKELLGHSSLASTQVYTHSSLGKLKEVYNKTHPRSEKI, encoded by the coding sequence ATGCCTATAAATGCCTTTATAAATTATTTAGCATTAGAAAAAAAATTTTCAAAACACACTACAACTGCCTATTCAAATGATTTAAATTCATTTCAGGTATTTTGCAATGAGGTATATAATGAGCAAAGTATTGTTGTTGTAAATTATACACAAATAAGAAGCTGGATAGTTAGTTTGGTTGAATCTAATCTTTCAAATCGGTCAATTAATAGAAAAGTTTCTTCATTGAAATCTTTCTATAAATTTCTTCAAAAAACGAAAGAGATTGAAGTAAATCCTTTAGCAAAACACAAAGCATTAAAAACGCCAAAACAAGTGCAAATCCCTTTTTCTGAAAAAGAAATAACAAATGCACTTAATTTAATGGATGAAAATTATGATTTTGAATCACTTAGAAATAAGTTAATAATTGAATTATTTTACTCAACAGGCATTAGAAGAAGTGAATTAATTAATATAAAAATTACAGATATTGATTTTGTTAATGAAACTGTTAAAGTATTAGGGAAAAGAAATAAAGAGCGGTTTATTCCGTTATTAAAGTCAGTTCAAAAATCATTAATTAAATACCTTGAAATACGCAATAAAAATGAAACCAATTCATCTTATTTGTTCATCACAAAAAAAGGTAAAATAATATACGATACACTTGTGTATCGAGTAATAAATAATTATTTTAGTAGTGTGTCATCAAAAGTAAAAAAAAGCCCTCATATTTTAAGGCATTCTTTTGCAACACATTTATTAAATGAAGGTGCTGATTTAAACTCGGTAAAAGAATTGCTTGGGCATTCTAGTTTAGCATCAACACAAGTTTATACCCATAGTAGTTTGGGAAAGTTAAAGGAAGTGTATAATAAAACTCACCCAAGGAGTGAAAAAATCTAA
- the secE gene encoding preprotein translocase subunit SecE, with amino-acid sequence MNLVNYIKDSFEELRNKVSWIPWEEAQKSTVVVAAFTVLFALAVFLVDKVFQAGLVEYFKLF; translated from the coding sequence ATGAATTTAGTTAATTATATAAAGGACTCATTTGAAGAGTTGCGTAATAAAGTTTCTTGGATACCTTGGGAAGAAGCTCAAAAATCTACGGTAGTTGTTGCAGCTTTTACAGTGTTATTTGCATTGGCAGTATTTCTTGTAGATAAAGTTTTTCAAGCAGGTTTAGTTGAATATTTTAAACTATTTTAA
- the nusG gene encoding transcription termination/antitermination protein NusG, whose protein sequence is MTDSIKKWYVVRAIGGQENKVKTYIENEIARLGMTDYVDRVLVPTEKVIQIRNGKKVHKERVYFPGYVMIEANLSGELPHIIKSITGVIGFLGEVKGGDPVPMRKAEINRMLGKVDELSIQNDNVAIPYVIGETVKVIDGPFNGFDGTIEKINEEKRKLEVMVKIFGRKTPLELSYMQVDKIS, encoded by the coding sequence ATGACTGATTCTATTAAAAAATGGTATGTGGTTCGAGCTATTGGAGGGCAAGAAAATAAAGTGAAAACTTATATTGAAAATGAAATTGCTCGTTTAGGAATGACCGATTATGTTGATAGAGTTTTGGTGCCAACTGAAAAAGTAATTCAAATACGAAACGGAAAGAAAGTACATAAAGAACGTGTTTATTTTCCTGGTTACGTAATGATTGAAGCAAACTTAAGTGGAGAACTTCCACATATAATTAAGTCTATAACAGGAGTAATAGGTTTTTTAGGAGAAGTTAAAGGTGGTGATCCTGTGCCCATGAGAAAAGCTGAAATAAACCGTATGCTTGGTAAAGTAGATGAATTATCTATACAGAATGACAATGTTGCAATACCTTATGTTATAGGCGAAACAGTAAAAGTAATTGATGGACCGTTTAATGGTTTTGATGGTACTATAGAAAAAATAAATGAAGAAAAACGCAAACTTGAAGTAATGGTTAAGATTTTTGGAAGAAAAACACCATTAGAATTAAGTTATATGCAAGTAGATAAAATTTCATAA
- a CDS encoding ComEA family DNA-binding protein, giving the protein MNNSKFHFSYNKRQRNGILFLVLIIVLLQSVFFFVDFSSNEITNFSEKEMILFQKEIDSLKIIEIENKKPKVYLFNPNFITDFKGYQLGMSIDEIDRLHNYRKRGSYVNSIKQFQEVTKVSDSLLNEISPNFKFPKWVDFKKTPQKKKFINSSKKIVVKQDINTVNASELRIVNGIGEKLADRIIAYRNKLQGFSFDNQLYEVWNIDKEVIDRVLQRFEVVKPPLIQKLNVNEATFKQVLAIVYIDYELTKKIVNYRDEVAEIQSLEELKKIDGFPIEKFDRIALYLVAE; this is encoded by the coding sequence ATGAACAATTCAAAATTCCATTTCAGTTACAATAAACGTCAACGAAATGGAATTTTATTTTTAGTATTAATTATTGTTCTACTCCAGTCAGTATTCTTTTTTGTTGATTTTTCTTCGAATGAAATAACTAATTTTTCAGAGAAGGAAATGATACTTTTTCAAAAAGAAATAGACTCTCTAAAAATAATTGAAATAGAAAATAAAAAGCCTAAAGTTTATTTGTTTAATCCAAATTTCATTACTGACTTTAAAGGTTATCAACTAGGTATGAGTATTGATGAAATTGATAGGCTTCACAATTACAGAAAAAGAGGAAGTTACGTTAATTCAATAAAGCAATTTCAAGAAGTAACAAAAGTAAGTGATAGTTTGTTAAATGAAATTAGTCCTAATTTTAAATTTCCAAAATGGGTAGATTTTAAAAAAACACCTCAAAAAAAGAAATTTATAAATTCATCTAAAAAAATAGTTGTAAAACAGGATATTAATACTGTAAACGCATCAGAATTAAGAATTGTGAATGGTATTGGTGAAAAATTGGCTGACAGAATTATAGCTTATAGAAATAAATTGCAAGGTTTTTCATTTGATAATCAGTTATATGAAGTATGGAATATTGATAAAGAAGTAATTGATAGAGTTTTGCAACGTTTTGAAGTTGTAAAACCTCCCCTTATTCAAAAACTTAATGTAAACGAGGCAACTTTTAAACAAGTTTTAGCTATTGTTTACATTGATTATGAACTCACCAAAAAAATAGTTAATTATAGAGATGAAGTTGCTGAGATTCAATCACTTGAAGAGTTGAAAAAAATTGATGGTTTTCCAATAGAAAAATTCGATAGAATAGCCTTATATTTGGTGGCTGAATAA